One part of the Bacillus sp. FJAT-27916 genome encodes these proteins:
- a CDS encoding demethylmenaquinone methyltransferase, translating to MKQQSKEERVHHVFEKISDQYDTMNSVISFQLHKKWRADTMKKMAVKPGDKALDVCCGTADWSIALAEAVGAQGKVCGLDFSENMLKVGKEKVQKYGLKNVELIHGNAMELPFEDNSFDYVTIGFGLRNVPDYLTVLKEMNRVLKPGGMAVCLDTSQPTMPVYRQLYYFYFKHIMPLMGKVLAKSYEEYSWLQESATDFPGAPELKKLFEKAGFVKVKYKPYSGGAAASHFGYKKSQ from the coding sequence AACAATCGAAAGAAGAACGAGTTCATCATGTGTTTGAAAAGATTTCAGATCAGTACGATACGATGAATTCTGTAATCAGTTTTCAGCTTCACAAGAAATGGCGTGCTGACACAATGAAAAAAATGGCTGTCAAACCCGGCGATAAAGCTTTAGACGTATGCTGTGGAACAGCTGATTGGTCAATTGCGCTTGCAGAAGCGGTTGGGGCACAAGGCAAGGTGTGCGGACTTGATTTCAGTGAGAATATGCTGAAAGTCGGGAAAGAAAAGGTACAGAAATATGGGTTGAAGAATGTTGAACTCATTCACGGCAACGCAATGGAGCTTCCATTTGAGGATAACAGCTTCGATTATGTGACGATTGGCTTCGGTCTCCGTAATGTGCCGGATTATTTGACGGTGCTGAAGGAAATGAACCGGGTGCTGAAGCCAGGCGGGATGGCCGTGTGCCTAGATACGTCTCAACCGACTATGCCGGTCTACCGACAGCTTTATTACTTCTATTTCAAGCATATCATGCCGCTTATGGGAAAGGTGCTGGCCAAGAGCTACGAAGAATACTCGTGGCTTCAGGAATCTGCAACCGACTTTCCAGGTGCGCCGGAGTTAAAGAAATTATTTGAGAAAGCCGGATTCGTCAAGGTGAAATATAAGCCGTATTCAGGCGGTGCAGCTGCTTCTCATTTTGGTTATAAAAAATCTCAATGA
- the hepT gene encoding heptaprenyl diphosphate synthase component II has protein sequence MKLPVLYKLFKQDIQLIEKELKSSIQARSKLLQDASVHTLKAGGKRIRPIFVLLTAKFGDYDIERIKYPAVALELIHSASLVHDDVIDQAELRRGSPTVSHKWDNKIATYTGDYIFARAQELMTRIEEPLAHKVLAKTILEVSIGEIEQIKDKYNYDQNLRDYLTRIKRKTALLIAASCQLGAISAGVNETIHKKLFLYGYYVGMSFQIIDDVLDFTATEKVLGKPAGSDLWQGNITLPVLYALREAELGQEIRTIHENMSHDELKPILEKIKGSGAIEKSIEVSNRYLDKAFAILKELPDTKNTRYLYDIAEFIGKRKY, from the coding sequence ATGAAATTACCAGTATTATACAAACTTTTTAAACAAGATATTCAGTTGATAGAAAAGGAACTGAAATCATCCATACAAGCGAGATCGAAGCTTCTGCAGGATGCTTCGGTCCACACGCTTAAAGCCGGAGGAAAACGCATCCGCCCTATTTTTGTCCTGTTGACGGCAAAATTTGGCGATTATGATATTGAGCGAATTAAATATCCTGCAGTAGCCCTCGAGCTGATTCATTCCGCCTCTCTCGTGCATGATGATGTCATTGACCAGGCAGAGCTTAGAAGAGGATCACCTACAGTCAGCCACAAATGGGATAATAAAATTGCAACCTATACTGGGGATTATATCTTTGCCCGTGCGCAGGAGCTGATGACACGGATAGAGGAACCTCTGGCGCATAAGGTACTGGCCAAGACGATTCTGGAAGTGAGCATTGGAGAAATTGAGCAAATCAAGGATAAGTATAATTATGATCAGAATCTTCGTGACTATTTAACTCGTATTAAACGAAAGACTGCGCTTTTGATTGCGGCGAGCTGTCAGTTGGGTGCTATCAGCGCAGGTGTCAATGAAACCATACATAAGAAATTATTCCTTTATGGGTACTACGTAGGAATGTCCTTCCAGATTATTGATGATGTCCTTGATTTCACTGCTACGGAGAAAGTACTTGGAAAGCCGGCAGGAAGTGATCTTTGGCAAGGGAATATCACCCTGCCAGTGCTGTACGCCCTAAGAGAGGCTGAGCTTGGTCAGGAAATCAGGACGATTCATGAGAATATGAGCCATGATGAGCTGAAGCCAATCCTGGAGAAGATTAAGGGCTCTGGAGCTATTGAAAAATCAATTGAAGTCAGCAACCGATATTTAGATAAAGCCTTTGCTATCTTGAAGGAACTGCCGGATACGAAGAATACTCGTTATTTATATGATATCGCCGAATTTATTGGAAAACGGAAATATTAA
- the ndk gene encoding nucleoside-diphosphate kinase: MEKTFLMVKPDGVQRNLIGEIVSRFEKKGFQLIGAKLMIIPAEMAEKHYAEHKERPFFGELVDFITSGPVFAMAWQGENVIATARQMMGSTNPKDAAPGTIRGDYGVTVGKNIIHGSDSPESAERELGIFFKEEELSEYSKLVNEWIY; the protein is encoded by the coding sequence ATGGAAAAAACATTTTTAATGGTTAAACCAGATGGTGTTCAACGCAATTTAATCGGGGAAATTGTAAGCCGTTTCGAGAAAAAAGGTTTCCAGCTTATCGGCGCTAAATTAATGATCATTCCAGCTGAAATGGCTGAGAAGCATTATGCTGAACATAAAGAGCGTCCATTCTTTGGCGAGTTAGTTGATTTCATCACATCAGGTCCTGTATTTGCGATGGCTTGGCAAGGGGAAAATGTCATTGCTACAGCACGTCAAATGATGGGCTCCACTAATCCAAAGGATGCAGCTCCTGGAACGATTCGCGGCGATTACGGCGTAACTGTCGGCAAAAATATTATTCATGGCTCTGATTCACCAGAAAGCGCCGAAAGAGAACTAGGCATTTTCTTTAAAGAAGAAGAACTATCTGAATACAGCAAGCTTGTAAATGAGTGGATTTATTAA
- the aroC gene encoding chorismate synthase → MRYLTAGESHGPQLTTIIEGLPSGMPLSEEDINKHLARRQKGYGRGRRMQIEKDTAEITSGVRHGRTLGSPVALNVKNRDWTHWTHVMGIEPIDEKDEEEIKRKITRPRPGHADLNGGIKYGHRDLRNVLERSSARETTVRVAAGAVATKLLQLLGIELVSHVVEIGGVKAKQADSTDIQTLRKTAEESPVRCLDAEAGEKMMAAIDEAKKNGDSLGGVVEVIATGMPSGVGSYVHYDRKLDAKIAGAVLSINAFKGVEFGIGFEAARVPGSKVHDEILWDEETGYTRKTNRLGGFEGGMTTGMPIVVRGVMKPIPTLYKPLNSVDIETKEPFAASIERSDACAVPAAAVVCEHAVAWELASAIVDQFYADRLDTLIDTIEEQRRYAREF, encoded by the coding sequence ATGAGATACTTAACAGCCGGGGAATCCCACGGTCCCCAATTAACGACCATCATAGAGGGGTTGCCAAGCGGAATGCCTTTATCCGAGGAGGATATAAATAAACACTTAGCCAGACGCCAAAAAGGATATGGCAGAGGAAGAAGGATGCAAATAGAGAAAGATACCGCTGAGATCACCTCAGGTGTAAGGCATGGAAGAACATTAGGATCTCCTGTAGCTTTAAACGTCAAGAATCGAGATTGGACTCATTGGACACATGTAATGGGAATAGAGCCGATTGATGAGAAGGATGAAGAAGAAATTAAAAGGAAGATTACTAGACCGAGACCTGGCCATGCTGATTTAAATGGCGGAATTAAGTACGGGCATAGAGATTTACGTAATGTGCTTGAGCGCTCTTCGGCGCGAGAGACGACGGTCAGGGTCGCAGCTGGTGCTGTTGCTACGAAGCTCTTGCAATTGCTTGGAATCGAGCTCGTATCCCATGTGGTGGAGATTGGCGGGGTCAAAGCAAAGCAAGCAGATAGCACAGACATCCAGACACTAAGGAAGACAGCTGAAGAATCCCCTGTACGCTGTCTAGATGCGGAAGCCGGCGAGAAAATGATGGCTGCGATTGATGAGGCGAAGAAAAACGGAGATTCACTTGGCGGAGTGGTAGAAGTGATTGCGACCGGCATGCCAAGCGGTGTAGGAAGCTATGTGCATTATGACCGTAAGCTTGATGCTAAAATCGCTGGCGCTGTCCTTAGCATTAATGCCTTTAAGGGTGTTGAATTTGGTATAGGCTTTGAAGCGGCACGAGTTCCGGGCAGTAAGGTCCATGACGAGATTCTTTGGGATGAAGAGACAGGCTATACACGAAAAACGAACCGGCTTGGAGGATTTGAAGGCGGCATGACGACTGGGATGCCGATCGTTGTACGTGGAGTGATGAAGCCTATTCCTACACTTTATAAACCGCTTAACAGCGTAGATATCGAGACTAAAGAACCATTTGCAGCATCTATTGAACGCTCTGATGCCTGCGCTGTTCCAGCAGCAGCAGTTGTGTGCGAGCATGCAGTGGCATGGGAGCTTGCAAGTGCGATTGTCGATCAATTCTATGCAGACCGCCTTGATACATTGATTGATACTATTGAAGAACAGCGTCGGTATGCGAGGGAATTCTAA
- the aroB gene encoding 3-dehydroquinate synthase, translating to MRSFEIKTASKSYPIYVGNQAIKKLPEFLQERFPGKKKLFLITDSHVSALHAEPLTDLLNESGYDTLVHIVPSGEEAKSIACYEECLSAGFRHNIGRDGIILAFGGGVVGDLAGFTAATYMRGISFIQLPTTLLAHDSAVGGKVGINHPLGKNLIGAFYQPEAVIYDTELLRTMPEREWRSGFAELIKHAFLSSETFYQKLQKEIQTMEDLKKHVQLGELIETGIKVKASIVALDERESGKRAFLNLGHTLAHALEGAAGYGELTHGEAVAIGLFYDLYLSRKYTGFDAGLDSLHQWLIDLGYLRISNEVLNMNLLIPYMKLDKKNQGSKIATILLKDFGDPVIATFEESEIRSDFGEFIEDYFTV from the coding sequence ATGAGAAGCTTTGAGATTAAGACGGCTTCAAAATCTTATCCAATCTATGTGGGCAATCAAGCCATCAAGAAACTTCCGGAATTTCTTCAGGAACGGTTTCCTGGGAAGAAGAAGCTATTTTTGATTACGGATTCACATGTTTCTGCCCTGCATGCGGAACCATTGACCGATTTATTGAATGAATCTGGTTATGATACGCTAGTTCATATTGTCCCTTCAGGAGAGGAAGCTAAATCGATTGCCTGCTATGAGGAGTGTCTGTCAGCAGGCTTCCGGCACAATATTGGCCGAGACGGGATTATCCTTGCCTTTGGCGGCGGAGTTGTCGGTGATTTAGCCGGTTTTACTGCAGCTACTTATATGAGGGGGATTTCCTTCATTCAGCTGCCGACAACTCTTCTTGCTCATGATAGTGCTGTTGGCGGAAAGGTAGGGATTAACCATCCTCTAGGGAAGAACTTAATCGGGGCCTTTTATCAGCCAGAAGCTGTCATCTATGATACGGAGCTGCTCCGAACAATGCCAGAACGGGAGTGGAGAAGCGGCTTTGCGGAATTAATTAAGCATGCCTTTCTCTCTTCTGAGACCTTTTATCAAAAGCTTCAGAAAGAGATTCAAACAATGGAGGACCTTAAGAAGCATGTGCAGCTTGGTGAGCTGATTGAAACAGGGATAAAGGTAAAAGCCTCCATCGTCGCTTTAGATGAGAGAGAGTCAGGTAAGCGAGCTTTCTTGAACTTAGGTCATACCCTTGCCCATGCATTGGAAGGTGCGGCAGGCTATGGGGAGCTGACTCATGGAGAGGCTGTTGCAATCGGCTTATTCTATGATTTATATTTAAGCAGGAAATATACGGGATTTGATGCGGGATTGGACAGTCTTCATCAATGGCTGATTGATCTTGGCTACTTAAGGATATCGAACGAAGTGCTGAATATGAATCTTCTTATCCCCTATATGAAGCTAGATAAAAAGAATCAAGGAAGTAAGATTGCCACCATCCTATTGAAGGACTTTGGCGACCCGGTCATAGCAACATTTGAAGAGAGTGAGATTCGTTCGGATTTCGGTGAATTCATTGAAGACTATTTTACAGTTTAA
- the aroH gene encoding chorismate mutase: MLRGIRGAITVSANRKEEIERQTERLMREIIEQNELDSESIASVFISVTDDLNAGFPAASIRRIDGFMYVPVMCMCEIPVPESLPLAIRIMVHVNTDKSQREIKHIYLEEAIKLRPDLLEK; this comes from the coding sequence ATGCTAAGAGGCATAAGAGGGGCCATCACTGTATCAGCTAACCGCAAGGAGGAAATCGAACGCCAAACGGAAAGGTTGATGCGCGAGATTATTGAACAAAATGAATTGGACAGCGAGAGTATTGCCTCGGTCTTTATCTCGGTGACTGATGACCTTAATGCTGGATTTCCGGCGGCCTCAATCAGACGTATTGATGGTTTCATGTATGTTCCTGTCATGTGTATGTGTGAGATTCCAGTACCGGAATCGCTGCCGCTTGCCATCAGGATTATGGTTCATGTAAATACGGACAAGAGTCAAAGGGAGATTAAGCATATTTATTTGGAGGAGGCTATTAAGCTGAGACCAGATTTGCTGGAGAAATGA
- the hisC gene encoding histidinol-phosphate transaminase codes for MKWKEHLYTLKPYQPGKPIDDVKREYGLTEIIKLASNENPYGYSPKVKKVLKESDWQLALYPDGGAVNLREAVSSFWGVEGNQVIFGNGSDNLIQMITKALLAPGVNTVMATGTFSQYSHNAILERAEIREVPHVNGRHDLPGMLQQIDSNTAVVWLCSPNNPTGEYIREDELMPFLDQVPDDVLVVFDAAYYEYVDAEDYPNLIPLIARYKNVIILHTFSKIYGIASLRVGYGIADETIIRMLEPTREPFNVNAVAQRAAIEAISDQAFIAECKQRNRDGLQAFYQFCEKHQLAYYPSQGNFILMEVGYKGNEVFQYLLERGVIVRSGEALGFPTSIRVTVGSEVENALVLKELEGFLQTKRSELAK; via the coding sequence ATGAAATGGAAGGAACATTTATACACACTGAAGCCATACCAGCCTGGAAAACCGATTGATGATGTGAAGCGTGAATACGGCCTGACTGAGATTATTAAATTAGCCTCTAATGAAAATCCATATGGTTATTCACCTAAGGTTAAGAAAGTCTTGAAGGAGTCCGATTGGCAGCTTGCGCTTTACCCTGACGGAGGGGCCGTCAATCTTCGTGAGGCTGTTTCTTCCTTTTGGGGAGTGGAGGGCAATCAAGTAATCTTTGGAAACGGTTCTGACAATTTGATCCAAATGATTACGAAAGCTTTGCTCGCACCTGGCGTAAACACTGTCATGGCCACAGGTACGTTCAGTCAATACAGTCATAATGCCATCTTAGAGCGGGCGGAGATTCGGGAAGTTCCTCATGTTAACGGGCGCCATGACTTGCCGGGGATGCTCCAGCAAATTGACTCTAACACAGCCGTTGTCTGGCTGTGCTCACCGAATAATCCGACTGGGGAATATATTCGAGAAGATGAATTGATGCCTTTCCTGGACCAAGTACCAGATGATGTACTCGTCGTATTTGATGCGGCTTACTATGAATATGTGGATGCAGAGGATTATCCTAACCTGATTCCTTTAATTGCACGCTATAAAAATGTCATTATCCTTCATACCTTTTCGAAAATCTATGGAATTGCCTCATTAAGGGTTGGTTATGGAATCGCTGATGAAACCATCATTCGCATGCTTGAACCGACAAGAGAACCGTTTAATGTCAATGCTGTAGCCCAAAGAGCGGCGATTGAGGCTATATCAGACCAAGCATTCATCGCTGAATGTAAACAAAGAAACCGTGATGGGCTCCAAGCATTCTATCAATTTTGTGAGAAGCATCAATTAGCCTATTATCCTTCCCAAGGGAACTTTATTTTAATGGAGGTTGGATATAAGGGAAATGAAGTCTTTCAATATTTGCTCGAGCGCGGCGTAATTGTCCGTTCAGGTGAGGCGTTGGGATTCCCGACATCAATCAGGGTAACGGTTGGTTCGGAGGTAGAGAATGCTCTTGTGTTAAAGGAGCTTGAAGGCTTTCTCCAAACGAAAAGGAGCGAATTAGCTAAATAG
- a CDS encoding prephenate dehydrogenase — translation MRGNVLIIGLGLIGGSIALAIKKEHPDAFIQGYDTDEQQAMLAKALKIIDEPVKDYKAAAAASDLIMICTPVNAAVQVIEALANVPLKERVILTDAGSTKKKVMEAAERHLGSRHVFIGGHPMAGSHKSGVTAAKERLFENAFYMLTPSKCAGVKEIGQLKMWLRGTKAKFLEVSAEEHDYLTGVISHLPHIMAASMVNFAEDAEKEHEVIARLAAGGFRDTTRIASSSPEMWKDILLHNGEILVPLLDSWIREMGEIKEWMVNKDGQKIYDFFHGAKRFRDAMPVHEKGAIPSSYDLYVDVPDYPGVISEITGYLAESSISITNIRILETREEIYGVLAISFQSNEDRVLAVECLQQKTTYDTYFD, via the coding sequence ATGCGCGGCAATGTATTGATTATAGGTTTAGGACTGATTGGAGGCTCTATTGCACTAGCAATCAAGAAAGAGCATCCTGATGCATTCATCCAGGGATATGATACAGATGAGCAGCAGGCTATGCTCGCAAAAGCACTCAAAATAATCGATGAACCCGTTAAGGATTACAAGGCTGCGGCTGCAGCCAGTGATTTGATTATGATTTGTACGCCTGTAAATGCGGCTGTACAGGTGATTGAAGCATTGGCAAACGTACCGCTTAAGGAAAGAGTCATCCTTACAGATGCGGGAAGTACAAAGAAAAAGGTTATGGAGGCAGCCGAGCGCCATCTTGGCAGTCGGCATGTCTTCATTGGAGGCCATCCAATGGCTGGTTCCCATAAGAGCGGTGTAACCGCTGCTAAAGAGCGGCTGTTCGAAAATGCCTTCTATATGTTAACGCCGTCAAAATGTGCGGGCGTGAAGGAAATTGGGCAATTGAAGATGTGGCTTCGAGGAACGAAGGCAAAATTTCTTGAAGTCAGTGCAGAAGAGCATGATTATTTGACAGGTGTTATCAGCCATCTTCCGCACATCATGGCAGCTTCTATGGTTAATTTTGCTGAGGATGCTGAAAAAGAGCATGAGGTGATTGCTCGACTCGCTGCAGGAGGATTCAGGGATACAACAAGAATTGCTTCCTCAAGCCCGGAAATGTGGAAAGACATCCTCCTTCATAATGGTGAGATTTTGGTACCGCTCCTTGATTCATGGATTCGGGAGATGGGGGAAATCAAGGAATGGATGGTTAACAAGGATGGACAGAAAATCTATGACTTCTTCCATGGGGCTAAGCGGTTTAGGGATGCAATGCCAGTGCATGAGAAGGGGGCTATTCCTTCTTCTTATGATCTTTATGTGGATGTGCCGGACTATCCAGGTGTCATTTCAGAAATTACCGGATATCTAGCCGAATCAAGCATCAGCATCACGAATATTCGAATCCTTGAGACTCGCGAAGAGATTTACGGAGTGCTGGCGATCTCTTTCCAGAGCAATGAGGATAGAGTGCTTGCAGTAGAATGTCTGCAGCAAAAGACTACATATGATACTTATTTTGACTAA
- the aroA gene encoding 3-phosphoshikimate 1-carboxyvinyltransferase, whose product MVRSLEFTHRPSLTGRLEVPGDKSISHRAVMFGSIAEGTTTISRFLEGEDCLSTIDCFRKLGVVIEQNGSNVTVHGKGYAGLSAPKEVLDVGNSGTSIRLLLGLLSALPFSLTFTGDESIAKRPMKRVVSPLRQMGAQISGRDDGNLVPLTVEGTALKGIEYELPVASAQVKSAILLAGLQAEGETTVIEKERTRDHTEKMIQSFGGEVSVDGMRITVKGSQSLKGGHITVPGDISSAAFWLVAGAIVPNSEITLENVGLNPTRTGIIDVLQEMGADMDVIPDEGTGAGEEVGSIIIRHSKLRGMTIGGDIIPRLIDEIPIIALMATQAKGQTIIKDAEELKVKETNRIDAIATQLGRLGARITPTDDGLIIEGQQSLHGGTVDSLTDHRIGMTLSIASLLTDGPVELVNDEAIAVSYPGFFEDLARLIVK is encoded by the coding sequence ATGGTAAGAAGTTTGGAATTTACACATCGTCCGTCACTGACAGGAAGATTAGAGGTACCGGGCGATAAATCCATCTCCCACAGAGCAGTTATGTTCGGTTCGATTGCAGAGGGAACCACCACTATCAGCCGCTTCTTAGAAGGCGAGGATTGCTTGAGTACGATAGACTGTTTCAGGAAGCTCGGAGTGGTCATCGAACAAAATGGGTCTAATGTGACGGTGCACGGTAAAGGGTATGCGGGATTAAGTGCCCCGAAAGAAGTCCTTGATGTAGGGAATTCAGGTACATCCATCCGACTTTTACTCGGATTATTATCTGCTCTTCCTTTCAGCCTAACGTTCACAGGGGATGAATCCATTGCCAAGAGACCGATGAAACGAGTGGTCAGCCCGCTTCGGCAAATGGGAGCTCAAATTAGCGGACGCGATGACGGCAATTTGGTCCCGCTGACAGTGGAAGGCACTGCCCTTAAGGGGATTGAATATGAATTGCCTGTAGCAAGCGCACAAGTGAAATCGGCCATTCTGCTGGCTGGGCTTCAGGCAGAAGGAGAAACAACGGTCATTGAAAAGGAACGGACAAGAGACCATACAGAGAAAATGATTCAATCCTTCGGCGGAGAAGTATCTGTAGATGGAATGAGAATTACGGTAAAGGGCAGCCAATCGTTAAAAGGGGGACATATCACTGTTCCCGGTGATATTTCATCTGCTGCTTTCTGGCTTGTTGCAGGAGCTATTGTACCGAACAGTGAAATCACACTTGAGAATGTCGGCCTGAATCCAACACGTACAGGCATCATTGATGTATTACAGGAAATGGGTGCTGATATGGACGTGATACCGGATGAAGGGACAGGAGCGGGTGAAGAAGTCGGGTCAATTATCATCCGTCATTCCAAACTGCGAGGGATGACAATTGGCGGGGATATCATTCCAAGGTTAATCGACGAAATTCCTATTATTGCCCTGATGGCCACACAGGCTAAAGGACAGACGATCATCAAGGATGCTGAGGAATTAAAGGTGAAGGAAACCAATCGGATTGATGCAATTGCGACTCAGCTTGGACGTCTTGGAGCGAGAATTACCCCTACAGATGACGGACTAATTATTGAAGGTCAACAATCTCTCCACGGCGGTACAGTTGACAGTTTGACAGACCATCGAATTGGCATGACGCTGAGTATTGCCTCTTTATTGACAGATGGACCGGTTGAACTAGTTAATGATGAGGCAATCGCTGTTTCCTATCCGGGCTTCTTTGAGGACTTGGCCCGTTTAATAGTTAAATGA
- a CDS encoding tetratricopeptide repeat protein: protein MNIETIRKKLLQGEWEEAKTHINFIKASQNDEDIFALAEELASLGFMEEAKELYEELEKRYPDEGEILFSLAEVSAELGNEEEALLYLEKIENDDPMYPGALLLLGDLYQAMGMDEVSVRKLKEANEILPDEPIVKFALAELYYQQGNFREAVELYTYISQNDSSINGVSINKRLALSLVSLGEFEESLPYFHKAERDDKDHDVNLLFEYGFSAFHAGEYATAIAKFSELKEMDPAYHSLYMYLAMAYEENKELPMAIQVAEEGMKEDPFNKEIFLYGAELASKKGDPQTAVKWLSEAIAIDPGYLEAVLTLGKLYLHEEQYSEVIDLISSVREMGEEDPQFDWLTATAYSELEEYEKALSCYREAYQHFMENKEFLHEYGYFLLEDSKFQEAKAIFEKLLKEDPSNDEYLDILERI, encoded by the coding sequence ATGAATATTGAAACAATTAGAAAAAAACTTTTGCAAGGTGAATGGGAAGAAGCAAAAACACATATAAATTTCATTAAGGCATCCCAAAATGATGAGGATATTTTTGCATTAGCAGAAGAGCTGGCCTCATTAGGTTTCATGGAAGAGGCTAAGGAGCTGTATGAGGAACTTGAGAAGCGCTACCCAGATGAAGGAGAAATTCTTTTTTCTCTGGCAGAAGTTTCAGCTGAACTCGGAAATGAAGAAGAAGCGCTGCTGTATTTGGAGAAGATAGAAAATGATGATCCTATGTACCCAGGAGCCCTGTTATTGCTTGGCGACCTTTACCAGGCGATGGGCATGGATGAAGTGAGCGTCCGCAAGCTGAAGGAAGCCAATGAGATCCTGCCGGATGAGCCAATTGTGAAATTTGCTTTAGCGGAACTTTATTATCAACAAGGAAATTTTCGTGAAGCTGTAGAATTATATACTTATATTTCTCAAAATGATTCAAGTATTAATGGGGTATCCATTAATAAGCGGCTGGCCTTATCTCTCGTATCCCTCGGGGAATTTGAAGAATCCCTTCCTTATTTCCATAAGGCTGAACGGGATGATAAAGATCATGATGTCAACCTTCTGTTTGAATATGGATTTTCTGCTTTTCATGCCGGTGAATATGCCACAGCTATTGCTAAGTTCAGCGAGTTGAAGGAAATGGACCCTGCCTATCATTCTTTATACATGTATTTGGCTATGGCCTATGAGGAGAATAAGGAGCTCCCAATGGCTATCCAGGTAGCTGAGGAGGGAATGAAAGAAGATCCGTTCAATAAAGAGATTTTCTTGTATGGAGCGGAATTAGCATCCAAGAAGGGAGATCCTCAAACGGCGGTTAAATGGCTGTCTGAGGCAATCGCGATTGACCCGGGTTATTTGGAGGCTGTACTAACCCTTGGCAAGTTATATTTACATGAGGAGCAATATTCAGAAGTCATCGACCTCATATCTTCTGTTCGTGAAATGGGAGAAGAGGATCCGCAATTTGATTGGCTGACGGCAACTGCCTATTCAGAGCTTGAGGAATATGAGAAGGCTCTTTCCTGTTATCGAGAAGCTTATCAGCATTTCATGGAGAATAAAGAATTTTTGCACGAATATGGTTATTTCCTGCTTGAAGACAGTAAGTTCCAAGAGGCTAAAGCTATCTTTGAGAAACTGCTGAAAGAAGACCCGAGTAATGATGAGTACTTGGATATATTAGAAAGAATCTAA
- a CDS encoding ReoY family proteolytic degradation factor — protein sequence MKTPVSVDEKKEFIRWFLNNYQLKRRECVWILNYLMSHDQLMRNVHFVEGAKYCPKGMVMSTHCVDDVPFRFYKSNIMTTDAEKSFHDIRLNRDEDIYIQLNFRTAYSSYHYAAVLEENPYLPKNLPGNEQDQHIAESILEESLNRFEEERLLRLIDTAIDERDHAQFTLLSSQLKRLRRKKKSLT from the coding sequence ATGAAAACCCCTGTATCTGTCGATGAGAAAAAAGAATTCATCCGTTGGTTTTTGAATAATTATCAACTAAAGCGTCGTGAATGTGTGTGGATATTAAACTATTTGATGAGTCATGACCAGCTGATGAGAAATGTCCATTTTGTGGAAGGGGCCAAATATTGCCCGAAAGGAATGGTGATGTCTACCCATTGTGTAGATGATGTGCCGTTTCGATTTTATAAGAGCAATATTATGACCACTGATGCCGAGAAATCCTTTCATGATATCCGGTTAAACCGGGATGAGGATATCTACATACAGCTGAATTTTCGAACAGCTTATTCCTCGTATCATTATGCAGCTGTTTTGGAGGAGAATCCTTATTTGCCAAAGAATCTACCTGGCAATGAGCAAGACCAGCATATTGCTGAAAGTATTCTTGAAGAGAGCTTGAACCGTTTTGAGGAGGAACGATTGCTGCGATTAATTGATACGGCGATTGATGAGAGAGATCATGCTCAATTCACGCTGCTAAGCAGTCAATTGAAACGGCTGCGTAGAAAGAAGAAATCCCTGACATAG
- a CDS encoding DUF2487 family protein, which yields MKYQTADMEMFERSREYIDTVIIPLNAITFEKGVSQAVASYEYLSLLTYELERELKGRIFLAHPVPYSKESGQESKKALLNHWRTFYSEAGFTYIRFLTTDNKWITVSDQEQILWFPSIQTDKMPREAIKQVLDDHTDQIKELLQDAWKTD from the coding sequence ATGAAATATCAAACGGCTGATATGGAGATGTTCGAGCGTTCAAGGGAATACATCGATACAGTCATCATTCCATTGAATGCGATTACATTTGAGAAGGGGGTCAGTCAGGCGGTTGCTTCTTATGAGTACTTAAGTCTATTGACCTATGAACTGGAGAGAGAGTTAAAGGGAAGAATATTTCTGGCCCATCCAGTACCGTATTCAAAGGAAAGCGGACAAGAGTCAAAGAAAGCACTATTGAATCATTGGAGAACCTTTTACAGTGAAGCCGGGTTCACCTATATACGATTCCTCACAACGGATAACAAATGGATTACAGTCAGTGATCAAGAGCAAATTCTATGGTTTCCTTCCATTCAGACGGATAAAATGCCGAGGGAGGCTATCAAGCAAGTGCTGGATGATCATACAGACCAAATCAAAGAGCTCCTGCAGGATGCTTGGAAGACGGATTGA